The Leishmania panamensis strain MHOM/PA/94/PSC-1 chromosome 5 sequence genomic sequence CTTTGCCATCTAGCGAAACTTCCATTGTTGGGGAGAACTAGCTCGCTGTTTACATGGCTTAGCGCTTCGCCTTGAAAATTGCGACAATTCCACATAAAGCACAAcgttctttttctttcgtccTCATGGCGGCTCTGCCATGCAAGAGCTAAACTCTATCCAGCCTGCCCCAGGTCCATCGCGTTGTgcgaagctgcagcgggCACGCGTCGcggcaatgcgccgactcagtcatctTGGCGCAGTCCCCGCCCCAAACCCCACCCCATCTCTCAGGCCAccgcacagccgcccccATTGTCCTGGTCGCCACCCGGTGCATTCCTAAGGGTGGCGCGGGTGCCCCACATCAGTGGCCACCCGGGGCTGGGTGAAGTGCGGCCGGGTTGCGCCGACACGACGTCGTCcaggacctggccgccggcatTGGCAACAGCACATTTCTATGccgtaggtgcttgaccctgtcaccgccaggGGCGATTCAacattggcagggatagcCGCTGCTCAGCCTCCCCACAAAAAGTGGGGGTACTGGGCACTGATGCCGTGCCGTGGCATCCCCTTTTGTCAGCGATGTGTTGTTGATTTTGCAGAAAGGTGATGTTAGgttgaggagaggggggggggggagaaggtggGCGCAAAGCTTCCCAACGCTGCGTCTCAAGGTGCTGTCTTGACAGGTGTTGAACAAAATTGACAAATGCATTCGCAGGTCTTCGTTAATCGGAGATGAGGCGTTTTACTATTGGGAGCTTATTTCAACTTGAGGGGACTTGGGAAAGACAGTGGCAGTGGACACCGAGTCTGCAGGGTGCGCATGGCTGAGTGGAATCTGCGAGGGGAGCGGGCACTCCCATTTTCTCCAATACCTTTTAATCTACTGATTCTTTATCGGAATCGATTTCATCCTTTTTTCTCCAAccactcttcctcttctgttctctctgctgctttccCTCTTGCAGTGGCTTGCTCCAACTCGCCATTCACAGTCAGTGCTACATTCGTGCTCTCGTTTTTCCTGGCCAAAAGTGAAGCCATGTTTCGGACGTCTCGCCTCGCCGTTCCACGGCTCGCAACGAAGACGAGCGCGCTGCTTTCACGACAAggcaaaggggagaaggcTGCCGCGCCACCAAATCTCGCGGCTAGCACTGAAAACAGTGCGGATAATGTCGTAATGGAGAGGTCCACCActtcgcagcagccgcttaTTATCGACAACACAGGGGAAACTAGAACGCATATTCTTCCACAAAAGATCTTGAAGGAGCTTCTGAACTCTGTGTCTGCCGGACAGCAGAACTTTCTCTTTGGGTCTGACAGGGACGCTGCCGATCCCACCGCTGGCATACTTCGTGCGACTGGCAGCTTCTTTGAAGCTGTCAATACGGCTTATGAAGGGCGTATGCTTCAAGAGCAGCAGGTTGAAGTGGAAAATTTTGTTCTCAAGCGTCGTACGCATTACACCCAGCGTCTCAACGAGGAAACAGAGGAGTTTCGGCGCGAGCAAAAAGAAATTCATGACGAGATACAGCGCTTGGAGGCAGAGAAGTACAAGAGCGACCTTAACAACGATGTGATCCAGTTCACAAAAGCTAGGGAAACCGAATATGAAGTCCGCTTACACGCGGATGTGGAGAAGTATCACAACGCACTTCTGGCATACCGTGCGCGCGCGAAGAAAAATGATTCAGTAGGTGCTGATGGTGAGGCCACAGCGAAGCAGATAAGCATGAATGTGATTGAGATCATGCAGGAAATGGAGATCGATGACACTCTGCGTGACTTTGGCAATGCTGCTGGTATTGGGAACGACCTCTCCGATCAGGATATTCGTAGCTACGTAGTGCAGCGAACCTGCTTCTACGAAAAGGTTGTGCGAGATGAGGTGCATGACTTTACAAAGAGGCGCAAGAGCTTTTATGAGGATTTGCTAGAGGCCCGAGCGGTTCGTCACTCGGCGAAGATTCGAGCAGACACGGAAAGGTTTCACAGTCAGCGGCAAGGCTACTACGAGGAACGGTTAACTGCTGACGGCTCGTGGATGGCCAAGTGCTTTCAGGAGCACTACAATCGCTGCTTTCTACAGTCGTATGCGCGCCGAGCCTGGATCGAACACCGTCGTTACCAGGCCACGTTGGAGGGCATTAAGCTTTTCACGGAAGACAGCGAGAAGGTACCGGTAATATCGGACCCGGCAGATATAAGTATCTCCACTCTAAACGCTGAAATTCCACTCTCCACAATCCTTGACATGTATGAAAGCGAGAATATGGCAGAGATTACGCGAGATGTTTTCCTCAAAGCTGCACGCCGTGTTGCGGCTGACTATACCCCCTACAGTATCGACGAACACCATTCGCAGTGAGCACTACGCTGTCACGGACGGCGCACATTACACCTGAATGAGTGGTatctttttcgttttcttttccttgcttTGTGTGTCCCTGATGACGAGGGGACGCCACGGCACGGCATCAGTGCCCAGTACCCCCACTTTTTGTGGGGAGGCTGAGCAGCGGCTATCTCTGCCAATGTTGAATCGCCcctggcggtgacagggtcaagcacctacggCATAGAAATGTGCTGTTGCCAatgccggcggccaggtcctgGACGACGTCGTGTCGGCGCAACCCGGCCGCACTTCACCCAGCCCCGGGTGGCCACTGATGTGGGGCACCCGCGCCACCCTTAGGAATGCACCGGGTGGCGACCAGGACAATgggggcggctgtgcggTGGCCTGAGAGATGGGGTGGGGTTTGGGGCGGGGACTGCGCCAagatgactgagtcggcgcattgccgCGACGCGTGcccgctgcagcttcgcACAACGCGATGGACCTGGGGCAGGCTGGATAGAGTTTAGCTCTTGCATGGCAGAGCCGCCATGAGGAAGAAATGCCTCATATCGTGACCTTGAgagccccctttttttgaACACTTACCATAGAGTTTTACAGGATTAAAAAGATAGAAATGTACCGTCATCGGTTTTGCGGAGTTGTGCGTTATCGCCTCATTTGTGATGTTCCTTGAACTGCGCTCGTAGCGCCAGACTCGCCTGTATTGGTAATCATACTGGTTTTTCATTGAGGACTGTTCCATGAAGGTTTTCTCTTGTAATGACTTTTTTATCGTGTACTTCTTTCTTGACTACCCTCTGGGGGAACTGGCGATCTACAGACACACAGTATAAAATTTCGCTGTGGCGTTTTTGTTTATATATTTTTTATTTTCTGTTTTTAATTATTTCCAATCGTGTGTTGagtagttttttttttcgttgctTTCTTTCTCGTAGAGTATCCTTAGCAGTATGTTTCGGCgagcgttttttttcctttctctccgaCCTTCTGAAGGCTACCGGCAGCTTCTGTTAAGAGGCGACATCTCAAACGATGAGAATCAGGTTAGTGCCCTGCCTGTGTTCGATCGTCTTCACGATGATTTGGTGAAGTACGCAAAGGACAGTAAGAGCACCGCTGTTCCGAAGCGGCGAGTGGAGCTTCGACCTCCTAATCGTCTGGGAATTATCCcgtccttttttcttcgtcgtgagcaagagaaaaaagtggaGCAGGCCATTAGCGATGACAACAAGGCGGTATACCATCCCCTGTCGCATGTGAAGGGGCTGTATGTATGGGGCGGGGTGGGATGCGGGAAAACTATGCTCATGGATTTGCTGTACGATAATGCGCCCCCCGAGATCCGCAAGCGGCGCCTTCACTTTCATCAGTTTATGCTGGATATGCAGAAGACCTCAAAGTTGATCCGCTACAAGTCCAAGGAGGAGATGCAAGACCCTACACACCGGTCAAACATGGTGAGCTACAACGTCAGGGATGATCTTCGCCGAACCCCTGATGCCGAGATTAATCTGTTtgacgaggtggcgcagcgaaTGATCAGCGATGTTGATCTTCTTTGTTTCGACGAGGTGGCCGTCTCTGATGTGGCACACGCAATGATTCTCAAGCGTCTTTTCCATTCATTCTACAAGATCGGTCTTGTGGTCATCTTCACTTCAAACCGCCCCGTTGACGACTTGTACAAGGATGGTCTGAACCGTGGCGGGTTCATCCCTTTCATTGATTTAGTGAAGAAGCAGTGCATCATTCATCATATGAAGAGCAATATCGATCATCGGTTGCTTGGGCACCAGGCGGACACCTACCTCACCCCGATGAATGATGAGAACCACTCCAAGTTCGAAAAGCTATTTCTTGAGATGTGCAAGGCGATGCCTGCAACGGAGCGGAAGCTCGAGGTGTTTGGACGGGATGTAATTGTGCCGCGGGCGTGCGGAGGCGTTTGCTACTTCCACTTCTTGGAGCTGTGCGGCGGTGAAAAGTCTACGGCAGACTACGAGGTCATTGCCAGGGCGTTTCATACAATCTTCATCAATGGTGTTCCCCAGTTTCCGTACGAGAACAGCGATGTTAAGAACCGGTTTCTCCTGCTTATCGATACGCTGTACGAGCACAAGTGCAAGGTCATGATTCACGCCGCGgttgagctgctgcagctgcaagcTCCGAGAGGAGAGGCCGCCGGCAGAATAGAAGGGGATGCTCCGCGATTCGATAGTCTTTCCGAGTTCGAACGTGAAAGCGGTAATAAACTAATGGATGCTGATGATAGTGCGTTTCAAATGGACCGGTGCGTGTCGCGTTTGTTCGAAATGCGTACGAAGGAGTATCTTGAGATCCCGCATGAGCAGCAGGATGTGGATTTATCTACGCGATAATATGCAGCTCCGTTGATTCttgcacctcccccccttttccatgAATAGCAAGACTCTGAAATCGAAACAGCCACAATACGCTTACTGTGGGGGAACATTCACAAACGAGCGAGGCACGCATactctacacacacatatgcatatatatatatatatatatatatatatatatatatatatatgtgtgtgtgtattccTCATATTACATACTTACGGTGGCTATGAAAAGCTGAAATAAAAAGCAGGAGAAAAAATAGAAATGGAGCCAAGCCGAGAGCTCAATAGAAGGCTGACGTGAAAGCgaaccaccactaccacagCAAAGAGATGAAAAGAAGTACACGcgctttttgcttcttcgtTTTCGTTGGTTCTTCTTCCCGCCTGTTGTGCCTTATAAAGTGACCTCCCTTTACTCCGTATAGCCCCTTCCGTTGCCCGTGTCCAGCAGGGAGCGGGGCTTCGAGTGCGTATAGTTGTCTCGCATACAGATGCAAGGGTTCgctgagaaaagaaaaaacgacgcatttttttttctggcgTGCACGCTGTTCCGTGCTCGACCTTCTCGGTCTACCCTACGGCGCCTGCTATTCCACCGCCGGGCTTCAAGACTCCCCCTGTTTGCTTGTCTGTGTTTTTCTCTGGAGAATTCTCAACGTAGCTTCTCACTCGTTGTACTTATTAGCActgcgcagcgagcgcaCTTCATCGTCACAGCGGTTTTTCCCTTTGGAGTAGCCACACCAAACAATAACAGCAAAAGGAACCAGCGTCAGGGCTATGGAGGCTGCCAGGCTTGCAGTGATACCGCTGGCACTTTTCCTGTGcggctgcgcgtgcgctagcaacgccgctgcagcccgTGTAAACGATGATCTGCCGCCTGGAGTGATACGCGGTCCGTTGCTACACGAGCACAGCTTTCAAGAGCCGCTAGTGAACGACtggtgggaggagggcgtCCCACATTACATGATTGGCGGGTCGGCGGTCGCCAACGAACGCTTTCTTCGCCTCACCACGAATGAGCTGGATGACCACGGGTTTGCCTTCAACACAGCACCACTGGATCACGACAATTGGGAGGCTCGCGTGCGCTTCTCCATtcggccaccaccgccggcggctGACATGAGCGGTAGTTCCGCCCACTACcagggcggcgacggcatgGCCTTTTGGTACCTGGACCAGCCCATAGGTGACGATCATCAGCACGTTGTCAAGTACTCTAAGTCCCTCTCTCCAGAGCTTCGGGACGAGATGCTGGACGCCGAGAATCCGTGGCGTGTGGCCGACTTCCTGCTCaacggtggcgacgatgacgacgacgaaggGGTGGATGAAGATGATCTGACAGTGCAGGAGATGCAGGAGCGACAGCAGGCAAAGGAGCGCCGCActgcgaagaagaagaagcgcgagGAGCTGTTCAAGCGACTCTTCAAGCGGGGCACCTCTGTCGACGAGTCCGATAGGGAGCCGCGCATCA encodes the following:
- a CDS encoding hypothetical protein (TriTrypDB/GeneDB-style sysID: LpmP.05.1050) codes for the protein MAEWNLRGERALPFSPIPFNLLILYRNRFHPFFSNHSSSSVLSAAFPLAVACSNSPFTVSATFVLSFFLAKSEAMFRTSRLAVPRLATKTSALLSRQGKGEKAAAPPNLAASTENSADNVVMERSTTSQQPLIIDNTGETRTHILPQKILKELLNSVSAGQQNFLFGSDRDAADPTAGILRATGSFFEAVNTAYEGRMLQEQQVEVENFVLKRRTHYTQRLNEETEEFRREQKEIHDEIQRLEAEKYKSDLNNDVIQFTKARETEYEVRLHADVEKYHNALLAYRARAKKNDSVGADGEATAKQISMNVIEIMQEMEIDDTLRDFGNAAGIGNDLSDQDIRSYVVQRTCFYEKVVRDEVHDFTKRRKSFYEDLLEARAVRHSAKIRADTERFHSQRQGYYEERLTADGSWMAKCFQEHYNRCFLQSYARRAWIEHRRYQATLEGIKLFTEDSEKVPVISDPADISISTLNAEIPLSTILDMYESENMAEITRDVFLKAARRVAADYTPYSIDEHHSQ
- a CDS encoding ATPase, putative (TriTrypDB/GeneDB-style sysID: LpmP.05.1060), whose amino-acid sequence is MFRRAFFFLSLRPSEGYRQLLLRGDISNDENQVSALPVFDRLHDDLVKYAKDSKSTAVPKRRVELRPPNRLGIIPSFFLRREQEKKVEQAISDDNKAVYHPLSHVKGLYVWGGVGCGKTMLMDLLYDNAPPEIRKRRLHFHQFMLDMQKTSKLIRYKSKEEMQDPTHRSNMVSYNVRDDLRRTPDAEINLFDEVAQRMISDVDLLCFDEVAVSDVAHAMILKRLFHSFYKIGLVVIFTSNRPVDDLYKDGLNRGGFIPFIDLVKKQCIIHHMKSNIDHRLLGHQADTYLTPMNDENHSKFEKLFLEMCKAMPATERKLEVFGRDVIVPRACGGVCYFHFLELCGGEKSTADYEVIARAFHTIFINGVPQFPYENSDVKNRFLLLIDTLYEHKCKVMIHAAVELLQLQAPRGEAAGRIEGDAPRFDSLSEFERESGNKLMDADDSAFQMDRCVSRLFEMRTKEYLEIPHEQQDVDLSTR